A window of the Ipomoea triloba cultivar NCNSP0323 chromosome 14, ASM357664v1 genome harbors these coding sequences:
- the LOC116005035 gene encoding uncharacterized protein LOC116005035 has product MVVLKRYVLRLFISLKYITANVVDRNNGRIVATASSVEQSLKNSFECGRTCNAKAAAAVGEVLAMRLKVDGLDQGGGSGIHVNVNKEVEKKGFKNRTKVWAIVNGLKNNGVKLVLDDDAFHEASGPSN; this is encoded by the coding sequence ATGGTGGTGCTGAAGAGGTATGTTTTGCGATTGTTCATATCTTTGAAGTACATAACTGCAAATGTAGTAGACAGGAATAATGGTCGGATAGTTGCAACAGCATCTAGTGTTGAACAATCACTCAAGAACTCATTTGAATGTGGGCGGACCTGCAATGCCAAGGCTGCAGCAGCTGTGGGAGAAGTATTGGCGATGCGCCTTAAAGTGGATGGCCTTGATCAGGGAGGGGGAAGCGGAATCCATGTCAACGTAAACAAGGAGGTTGAGAAGAAGGGTTTCAAGAACCGCACAAAGGTCTGGGCTATAGTAAATGGCCTTAAGAACAACGGAGTTAAACTTGTCTTGGATGATGACGCTTTTCATGAAGCTTCCGGCCCAAGCAATTGA